One stretch of Pseudomonas azotoformans DNA includes these proteins:
- a CDS encoding C40 family peptidase, translating to MFKSLCYLFIVSLTSVLSPASANLQHHASFSTSLKEASINDVIDRAHQLLGTPYKWGGTSADQGFDCSSFLVYLFKTQANIQIPRTTVAMHRSTAPSIKRNALKPGDAVFFKGNGRGRVSHVGLYIGEGKFIHSPRTGKSIRIDSLSNSYWNRNYTTAKRFHSAG from the coding sequence ATGTTCAAGTCACTTTGTTATCTGTTTATTGTCAGCCTGACGTCTGTGCTTTCTCCGGCCTCCGCCAACCTGCAACACCACGCCTCTTTCTCCACGTCACTGAAAGAGGCATCCATCAATGATGTGATCGACCGTGCCCACCAACTGCTGGGAACCCCCTACAAATGGGGTGGCACCTCGGCGGATCAAGGCTTCGATTGCAGCAGTTTCCTGGTTTACCTGTTCAAGACCCAAGCCAATATCCAGATACCCCGCACGACGGTCGCGATGCACCGCTCCACGGCCCCGTCCATCAAACGCAACGCGCTCAAGCCCGGCGATGCGGTGTTTTTCAAGGGGAACGGGCGCGGCCGGGTCAGCCATGTGGGCCTTTACATCGGCGAGGGCAAATTTATTCATTCGCCGCGTACCGGCAAGAGCATCCGCATCGATTCGTTGAGCAACAGCTACTGGAACAGGAACTACACCACGGCCAAGCGCTTTCACTCAGCGGGATGA
- a CDS encoding DMT family transporter — protein sequence MQYAYPLLAIFIWAGNTVVNKLAVGALFPAEIGFYRWLLAALLFTPFMLKPVIAHWAQIRPNLGKVFILGVLGMAVYQSLAYYAASLTTATNMGIILSLMPLMALAAAIISLGQRLTYGALTGAVLSFAGVVVVVSAGSLGALLQHGVNLGDGMMLVATLAYAVYSTLLKKWQLRLPPLVLLYLQVLVAVVVLFPLFLFSAKAGLGWANIPLVLYACLLASMLAPLAWMHSVKTLGPSRTTLFFNLLPLITALIAAVVLKEELALYHLVGGLLTLGGVILSERWTTPVSAA from the coding sequence ATGCAATACGCTTATCCCTTGCTGGCCATTTTTATCTGGGCCGGCAACACCGTCGTCAACAAACTGGCCGTGGGCGCGCTCTTCCCGGCAGAAATCGGGTTTTACCGCTGGCTGCTGGCGGCACTGCTGTTTACCCCGTTCATGCTCAAGCCGGTGATTGCCCACTGGGCGCAGATCCGCCCGAACCTGGGCAAGGTGTTCATCCTCGGCGTGCTGGGCATGGCGGTGTACCAGAGCCTGGCGTACTACGCCGCGTCGCTGACCACGGCGACCAACATGGGCATCATCCTGTCGCTGATGCCGTTGATGGCGCTGGCGGCGGCCATCATCAGTCTCGGCCAGCGCCTGACCTACGGCGCGCTGACCGGTGCGGTGCTGTCATTCGCCGGCGTGGTCGTGGTGGTGTCCGCCGGCAGCCTCGGTGCACTGCTGCAACACGGGGTCAACCTGGGTGACGGCATGATGCTGGTCGCGACCCTGGCCTATGCGGTCTACAGCACCCTGCTGAAAAAATGGCAACTGCGCCTGCCGCCGCTGGTGCTGCTGTATCTGCAGGTGCTCGTGGCGGTGGTGGTGCTGTTTCCGCTGTTCCTGTTCTCTGCCAAGGCCGGCCTGGGCTGGGCCAATATTCCGCTGGTGTTGTATGCGTGCCTGCTGGCTTCGATGCTGGCACCGCTGGCCTGGATGCATTCGGTGAAGACCCTGGGGCCGAGCCGCACCACGTTGTTTTTCAACCTGCTGCCATTGATCACCGCGCTGATCGCCGCCGTGGTGCTGAAGGAAGAACTGGCGCTGTATCACCTGGTGGGCGGCCTGCTGACCTTGGGCGGGGTGATCTTGTCGGAGCGCTGGACCACGCCGGTCAGTGCTGCCTGA
- a CDS encoding esterase/lipase family protein — MPQSLATRYPLVLVPGMLGFVRLGWFPYWYGIVPALRAGGAQVFPVQVAPLDSSEVRGEQLLVQIERIRRETGADKVNLIGHSQGSLTARYAAAKRPEWVASVTSVAGPNHGSELADYIHLHYPADGVKGRIMSALFHLAAWVMGVLETGYRGPRFKADLQASHHSLTSAGVALFNQQYPQGLPQTWGGQGAEEVNGVRYYSWSGTLQPGITDRGRNLFDGTNRSCRLFARSFVREKGQCDGMVGRYSSHLGLVIGDDYALDHFDIVNQSLGLVGKGAEPIRLFVEHAQRLKAAGV, encoded by the coding sequence ATGCCACAGTCATTAGCCACGCGTTACCCCCTGGTTTTGGTGCCCGGAATGCTCGGCTTCGTGCGCCTGGGCTGGTTCCCGTACTGGTATGGCATCGTCCCGGCATTGCGGGCGGGCGGGGCGCAGGTATTTCCCGTGCAAGTGGCGCCGCTGGACTCCAGTGAGGTGCGTGGCGAGCAACTGCTGGTGCAGATCGAACGCATTCGCCGCGAAACCGGTGCCGACAAGGTCAACCTGATCGGCCACAGCCAAGGCTCGCTCACCGCGCGGTATGCGGCGGCCAAGCGCCCCGAGTGGGTCGCCTCGGTGACCTCCGTGGCGGGCCCCAACCATGGCTCGGAGCTGGCGGACTATATCCACTTGCATTACCCCGCTGACGGCGTGAAGGGCCGGATCATGAGCGCGCTGTTTCACCTGGCCGCCTGGGTGATGGGCGTGCTCGAAACCGGCTATCGCGGGCCACGCTTCAAGGCCGACTTGCAGGCGTCCCATCACTCCCTGACCAGTGCCGGCGTGGCGCTATTCAACCAGCAATACCCGCAGGGGCTGCCGCAGACCTGGGGCGGGCAGGGCGCCGAAGAGGTCAACGGCGTGCGCTATTACTCATGGTCCGGCACCTTGCAGCCGGGCATCACCGACCGTGGCCGTAACCTGTTCGACGGCACGAACCGCAGCTGCCGCCTGTTCGCCCGCAGCTTCGTGCGGGAGAAGGGCCAGTGTGACGGCATGGTCGGGCGCTACAGCTCACACCTGGGGTTGGTGATCGGCGATGACTACGCACTGGATCACTTCGATATCGTCAACCAGTCCCTGGGCCTGGTGGGCAAGGGCGCGGAGCCGATCCGGCTGTTTGTCGAGCATGCGCAACGGCTCAAGGCTGCTGGAGTCTAG
- a CDS encoding ferritin-like domain-containing protein, with amino-acid sequence MTEANLTDVATLRSRARQNVENGAVTEGYDADREEIIRLLNASLATELVCVLRYKRHYFMASGIKAAVAAQEFLEHATQEAEHADKLAERIVQLGGEPEFNPDLLSKNSHAQYVAGKDLKEMVYEDLVAERIAVDSYREIIQYIGDKDPTTRRLFEEILAQEEEHADDMADILESL; translated from the coding sequence ATGACCGAAGCAAACTTGACTGACGTTGCGACCCTGCGCAGCCGCGCCCGCCAGAACGTCGAAAACGGTGCCGTGACCGAGGGCTATGACGCCGACCGCGAAGAAATCATCCGCCTGCTCAATGCGTCGCTGGCCACCGAACTGGTCTGCGTGTTGCGCTACAAGCGTCATTACTTCATGGCCAGCGGCATCAAGGCCGCCGTTGCCGCGCAAGAGTTCCTCGAACACGCCACCCAGGAAGCCGAACACGCCGACAAACTCGCCGAACGCATCGTGCAGTTGGGCGGCGAGCCGGAGTTCAACCCGGACCTGCTGTCGAAGAACTCCCACGCGCAATACGTGGCCGGCAAGGACCTCAAGGAGATGGTCTACGAAGACCTGGTCGCCGAGCGGATCGCCGTGGACAGCTACCGCGAAATCATCCAGTACATCGGTGATAAAGACCCGACTACGCGCCGCCTGTTCGAAGAGATCCTGGCGCAGGAAGAAGAGCATGCGGACGACATGGCGGATATTCTAGAAAGCCTGTAA
- a CDS encoding TetR family transcriptional regulator: MLPRAEQKQQTRLALMDAARHLMECGRGFGSLSLREVAKTAGIVPTGFYRHFADMDQLGLVLVSEVGQTFRATIRLVRHNEFVMGGIIDASVRIFLDVVSANRSQFLFLAREQYGGCLAVRQAIGALREDITRDLAADLTLMPKLQHLDAEGLHVMADLIVKSVFATLPDIIDPPAQALPDHLTPQAKITQQLRFIFIGLKHWQGLGSTE, translated from the coding sequence ATGCTGCCCCGCGCCGAACAGAAGCAACAGACCCGCCTCGCCTTGATGGACGCAGCCCGCCATCTGATGGAGTGTGGCCGTGGGTTTGGCAGCCTGAGCCTGCGGGAAGTGGCGAAGACGGCCGGCATCGTACCTACCGGTTTCTACCGCCATTTTGCCGATATGGACCAGCTTGGGCTCGTCCTGGTCAGCGAAGTGGGCCAGACCTTCCGCGCCACCATACGCCTGGTGCGCCACAACGAGTTCGTGATGGGCGGCATTATCGATGCCTCCGTGCGGATCTTTCTGGATGTGGTCTCGGCCAACCGTTCGCAATTCCTGTTCCTGGCCCGTGAACAATACGGTGGCTGCCTCGCGGTGCGCCAAGCGATCGGCGCCTTGCGCGAAGACATCACCCGCGACCTGGCAGCCGACCTGACGCTGATGCCCAAGCTGCAGCACCTGGATGCCGAAGGTTTGCACGTGATGGCCGACCTGATCGTCAAAAGTGTATTCGCCACCCTGCCCGACATCATCGACCCGCCGGCCCAGGCCCTGCCTGACCACCTCACGCCCCAGGCAAAAATCACCCAGCAATTGCGCTTTATCTTTATCGGCTTGAAGCACTGGCAAGGCCTGGGCAGCACCGAGTAA
- a CDS encoding AsmA family protein yields the protein MTRTRKIAAWSCASFVLLIAIVVVVLVFFDWNRIKPPLNAKVSEELHRPFAINGNLAVVWAREPDEGGWRAWVPWPHVIAEDLTLGNPDWSKNPQMVTLKKVELRISPLALLVQRVVIPRIDLTEPSAQLQRLADGRANWTFTFDPKDPNAEPSNWVVDIGAIGFDKGHVTLDDQTLKTQLDVIIDPLGKPIPFGEIVGDADAKKALEKGSAPQDYAFGLKVKGQYHGQKLDGSGKIGGLLALQDAAKPFPLQAQVKIADTSIALAGTLTDPLNLGALDLRLKLAGSSLGNLYPLTGVTLPDSPAYSTDGHLIAKLHEPSGASFSYENFNGKIGNSDIHGSLAYVASQPRPKLSGTLVSNQLLMTDLAPLIGADSNAKQKARGGDSKQPATKVLPVEEFRTERWRVMDADVEFTGKRIVHSADLPFTDLYTHLVLNDGELSVEPLRFGVAGGKLDAQIRLNGRTTPMEGRAKLTARNFKLKQLFPTFEPMKTSFGELNGDADISGRGNSVAALLGTSNGDLKMLINDGAISRGLMEIAGLNVGNYVVGRLFGDKEVKINCAAANFGIKTGLATTRLFVFDTENAIIYIDGTANMATEQLDLTITPESKGFRLFSLRSPLYVNGPFIKPNAGVKAIPLALRGAGMVALGVIAGPAAGLLALVAPSGGEPNECAPLLQQMKEGKAPKTVKG from the coding sequence ATGACGCGCACGCGTAAAATCGCCGCTTGGAGCTGCGCCAGCTTCGTTCTGTTAATCGCCATCGTGGTAGTGGTCCTGGTGTTCTTTGACTGGAACCGCATCAAGCCGCCTCTCAATGCCAAGGTCTCCGAAGAGTTGCATCGACCCTTTGCCATCAATGGCAACCTGGCCGTGGTGTGGGCGCGCGAGCCCGATGAAGGTGGTTGGCGCGCCTGGGTGCCCTGGCCGCACGTGATTGCCGAAGACCTGACCCTGGGCAACCCCGACTGGTCGAAAAACCCGCAGATGGTCACTCTCAAGAAGGTGGAACTGCGCATTTCGCCGCTGGCGCTGCTGGTGCAACGCGTGGTGATCCCGCGCATCGACCTCACCGAGCCCAGCGCGCAATTGCAGCGCCTGGCCGACGGTCGCGCCAACTGGACCTTCACGTTCGACCCCAAGGACCCCAACGCCGAGCCCTCCAACTGGGTGGTGGACATCGGCGCCATCGGTTTCGACAAAGGCCACGTGACCCTCGACGACCAGACCCTCAAGACCCAACTAGATGTGATCATCGATCCGCTGGGCAAACCCATTCCCTTCGGCGAAATCGTCGGCGACGCCGATGCCAAGAAGGCGCTGGAAAAAGGCTCCGCGCCGCAGGACTACGCGTTCGGCCTCAAGGTCAAAGGCCAGTACCACGGCCAGAAACTCGACGGCAGTGGCAAGATCGGCGGCCTGCTGGCCCTGCAAGACGCGGCCAAGCCGTTCCCGCTGCAAGCCCAGGTCAAGATTGCCGACACCAGCATCGCCCTGGCCGGCACCCTCACGGACCCACTGAATCTGGGCGCCCTGGACCTGCGCCTGAAGCTCGCCGGCTCCAGCCTGGGCAACCTCTACCCACTGACCGGCGTGACCTTGCCCGATTCACCAGCCTATTCCACCGATGGCCACCTGATCGCCAAGCTGCACGAGCCCAGCGGTGCCTCGTTCAGCTATGAAAACTTCAACGGCAAGATCGGCAACAGCGACATCCACGGCAGCCTTGCCTACGTCGCCAGCCAGCCACGGCCCAAGCTCAGCGGCACGCTGGTGTCCAACCAACTGCTGATGACCGACCTTGCGCCCCTCATCGGCGCTGACTCCAACGCCAAGCAAAAAGCCCGTGGCGGCGACAGCAAGCAGCCCGCGACCAAGGTGCTGCCGGTGGAAGAGTTCCGCACCGAGCGCTGGCGCGTGATGGATGCCGATGTGGAATTCACCGGCAAACGCATCGTGCACAGTGCCGATCTGCCGTTCACCGACCTCTACACCCACCTGGTGCTGAATGACGGCGAACTGAGCGTTGAGCCCCTGCGTTTTGGCGTGGCCGGCGGCAAGCTGGATGCGCAGATTCGCCTGAATGGCCGCACCACGCCGATGGAAGGCCGCGCCAAACTCACTGCGCGCAACTTCAAGCTCAAGCAACTGTTCCCGACCTTCGAACCGATGAAGACCAGCTTCGGTGAACTCAATGGCGATGCCGATATTTCCGGGCGCGGCAACTCGGTGGCGGCATTGCTGGGCACCTCCAACGGTGACCTGAAGATGCTGATCAACGACGGCGCGATCAGCCGTGGCCTGATGGAAATCGCCGGGCTCAACGTGGGCAACTACGTGGTGGGTCGCCTGTTCGGCGATAAGGAAGTGAAGATCAACTGCGCGGCGGCGAACTTCGGCATCAAGACCGGCCTGGCGACCACTCGCCTGTTTGTGTTCGATACCGAGAACGCGATCATCTATATCGATGGCACGGCGAATATGGCCACGGAGCAGCTTGATCTCACCATCACCCCGGAATCGAAAGGCTTCCGCCTGTTCTCCCTGCGTTCACCGCTGTACGTCAACGGGCCGTTCATCAAGCCGAATGCGGGTGTGAAGGCCATTCCGTTGGCATTGCGTGGTGCCGGCATGGTGGCGCTGGGCGTGATTGCCGGGCCGGCGGCCGGGTTGCTGGCGCTGGTTGCGCCAAGCGGCGGGGAGCCGAACGAATGCGCGCCGCTGCTGCAACAGATGAAAGAAGGCAAGGCGCCGAAAACCGTGAAAGGCTAA